In a single window of the Callithrix jacchus isolate 240 chromosome 1, calJac240_pri, whole genome shotgun sequence genome:
- the LOC118142783 gene encoding D-dopachrome decarboxylase isoform X1 produces the protein MPFLELDTNLPANRVPAGLEKRLCAAAASILGKPADRVNVTMRPGLAMSLNGSTEPCAQLSVSSIGVVGTAEDNRSHSAHFFEFLTKELALDQDRILIRFFPLEPWQIGKKGTVMTFL, from the exons ATGCCGTTCCTAGAGCTGGACACGAATTTGCCCGCCAACAGAGTGCCCGCGGGGCTGGAGAAACGGCTCTGTGCCGCCGCTGCCTCCATCTTGGGCAAACCTGCGGAC CGCGTGAACGTGACGATGCGGCCGGGCTTGGCCATGTCGCTGAACGGGTCCACCGAGCCCTGCGCGCAGCTGTCAGTCTCCTCTATTGGCGTCGTGGGCACCGCCGAGGACAACCGCAGCCACAGCGcccatttctttgagtttctcaCCAAGGAGCTAGCTCTGGACCAGGACCG GATACTTATCCGATTTTTCCCCCTGGAGCCCTGGCAGATTGGCAAGAAAGGGACGGTCATGACTTTTTTATGA
- the LOC118142783 gene encoding D-dopachrome decarboxylase isoform X2: MPFLELDTNLPANRVPAGLEKRLCAAAASILGKPADRVNVTMRPGLAMSLNGSTEPCAQLSVSSIGVVGTAEDNRSHSAHFFEFLTKELALDQDRVKVSSWVKDILEPRPYL, encoded by the exons ATGCCGTTCCTAGAGCTGGACACGAATTTGCCCGCCAACAGAGTGCCCGCGGGGCTGGAGAAACGGCTCTGTGCCGCCGCTGCCTCCATCTTGGGCAAACCTGCGGAC CGCGTGAACGTGACGATGCGGCCGGGCTTGGCCATGTCGCTGAACGGGTCCACCGAGCCCTGCGCGCAGCTGTCAGTCTCCTCTATTGGCGTCGTGGGCACCGCCGAGGACAACCGCAGCCACAGCGcccatttctttgagtttctcaCCAAGGAGCTAGCTCTGGACCAGGACCG AGTTAAAGTTTCCTCTTGGGTAAAAGATATTCTTGAGCCACGTCCATATCTCTGA